Within the Populus trichocarpa isolate Nisqually-1 chromosome 14, P.trichocarpa_v4.1, whole genome shotgun sequence genome, the region GCAAATTATCTTCTTTGTAAATTCTTTCTGACGAAATAAGCTGGACAAGGAGCTCCTTAAGTTCATGAAGTTGCAAAACAAAGTCTTGGAACAAATGGCTTCTCCTTTGTGTTTCTTCAAAATATTCTCACTAGTACTACCATTGATGTTTGCTCTTGCTCCGGTATTGATTCTTGCTGGTTTTCTTGGATATGGGCTCTTGTCAATCTTTCTCACATCAACAGCGTTAATTTTATCTAGTCTTATCTTGACTTTctcaaagcaaaaacaaacacaagtgCAGAAATCAGTGACAGATGAGATTGTCATGCCAGATCAGGCAAGCACTTCACCTTACATAGAAGATGTTATATCTAAACCACTTGTGCTCGAAAAGGAATTCAtcacagaagaagaagaagaagaagaagaagaagaagaaggaggaggaggaggaggaggaggtagaGGTCAGGTTGATGAGTATTTGGTTAGATCATCTCAAGTTATAACATCAGAAAGTGACTGCCTTGGTCGCTCATCAACTAGTGAGGACTCAGAAGTGGAATGGCTGTTCCAAGACAAAATGTTTCAGAGCCGAGAGTGCTCCGATGGATCTATTTCTGACGAGGATAGCCTCATTGAAATCTCCCTTCCAGGTGGACATTACATTTGTGATCATGAGGAAGATGAGGTCATCTATAATCTGCAGAACAAATTGCCAGATTTTGCACCAGGATCATTTTTCAAACAGCATGGTCTAATGGAGCTTCTGGCAGAATTAAATGAGATGAACGAGGAAGAAAATTTGATTGAGATAGACATATCAATGGGCTCCATCAAGTGTCCAAGGTTTGAGATTGAAGCTTAAGTTGAATATTAATGGACTTTTTACAGTTGTTATATACTAATTAAGTTTTTGATCCTTCTGGATTTGGAGTTAAGACTTAGTACTCATCTCTTGCTGTATAATGTTTGTGATGAACTGTGAATTAGCTCCTGATCTTTTGATAATTAATCTTGCTCTTACTTTTACCAACTTTGGATACCATTAAAGCACTTTGTACCCAGgcctttgttttctcttaatGCGCATTAAAGTATTAAAAGGTTGAAGGCTATGGCAAATTGATGGATATCCACTCCCATCTCTTTTTTCTCCACCGAGTCTTCTGCCTCTTTTTGCTGTCCATTTAGCATTATCTGATTTTCTGACCTAACTTTATGAGGGACCCATGCATAAGATTAAGTTAATCTTGTCATGATCATGCATACTAATGTTAAATCTACTTAGATTGTGATTAGATGTTTGATATGTTATCGGCTAATAGAGATCGGATCACTTGGTCAAACAATGTAAAGACTAGCcatatttttgtttggttgaaATGCTGCTGCAGGCCGCTATGTGCTTGCTCTTTGCTTCATGCGGCACTGCTCTTCTTTTGACAAGGAGGAGCTTGTTTGATGATTGCGAGCTTGATGTTTCGTATTGGGACATGACATGAGGCACTTGTTGTAAGTTCACTGTTAGGAAAAGTTTGGATCCAAACTATGTTCTATAAGCTCAGGTGAGATTATTAACATAACCTATTTGGTGTGTGGAAAAACTACTATAGAGATGTCTTAATTCACAATTAATTGATATTTCTGACCTTTAAAAGAAATCACTCAAGACTATTTTTCAGGGTTAAAATGGTTTTTCCACaaagtttatttgttattttagatttgttGTGCGAGTATCTCATTCTTTTCGTATTAATTTAAcatgcaattaaaaaacattagtaTTTTACTTAGATTGTTCACGGTGCAATTCACAGTAAAACAACTGATTTGCTCTTCAAAGATACTAAAAGTTAGAGTACACATAGAGGTGACATagtatttttacattttgttgCACAGTATAATTACACCCATGaccttaaaaaatagaaaagtctCAAGTCTGAagggtattttttaatttttatattttttcatagtaTAATTACCAAATAGTTCTTTGggtcaaatttgtttttctaagtgCAGagggtatttttgttttttcaaaacttattttttttgcaattatcACATGGGATCAGGGGTTTTCTGGTCTTTGTAACATGTTTATGCATTGTAATTATCAAATAACCCTTGGAATCAACTTTTTCTTGCCAAAGGTCAAggggtattttttgttttttaacctcAGTTTTTTTGGAATTATCATGTGAGGTTAGGGTATTCTGgtctttttgtaattaaaaaaaatagttaatgtgTGCAAAGCACCCGCTAACAAGTGGGAGGCGCCTCTCAATGGTCGTTGGTGGTCTTTAATGATGTCGTCCAAAGTGCGTGCCACAATTTGCATGATGGGTCGGCGCGTGTCAGCATTCCTGGCACGGTGGAGCTCTGACAAAATTTTTCTCcccccctttctctctcctccacctCAAAAGATGTGTTGGCTTTGCAAAGTTGCAAAGTGGTCatctatattttaattgtatcgagtttgatttatttatttttcaatttcatcatttgacatttgattttttatattttttttattaaatttgatcatcattcttttgattcctatttattttgcttttaatctttttttctaattgaaatttattttttgatttaatccccaatcattttattttaattcttttttttgttgaatttgatcatcattctcaTGGtttcaattccttttattttcaattctcttctcgattaattgttttttggcgAATTAATTActcattctttaatttcattggatttttctttcatatttgatatttatttttttatcatgcttttaaAAGCCGGTCCGGGAGACAACCCTCATCATTTTCTGAGTCACAAGTTAGGTCGAGTGATTGACGTTACCAGGGGTCAATCGGGTTTTGTATTGTGTAAGaagttaaaatgatattattttgataacaaaaaataatggaaaaaaaaatcaattggtgTTGACATGATTTTCTCCTAAccaatcaattgattttttatttagctaaaaattaaaaattttattattttgataaaaaaaaataatggagaaaaaattcaattatgatcctctttcttttgattgttatttatttttttgaattgttttttagtttttttcccattttcatccctttccatttgattttgttttttttatatatatcaaatatggtACCTATTCtcttgattggttttttttttttccttttctctgtttgttttatttctttcaattttgtccctgaacatttcatttcatttcatttctttttttttttctagatttagtccttatttcatttcaattttgctcctttttttatccttttcttaattgtttttcaattttgtcctaccattttatttcttttgtttttttatccaatcttggttgtcattcttttaattgcacttcttttatcctttttttctttttttattatatttttcgattaagtccctcattatttttttcattattttttataccagatTTGATCCTCGttgttttaattactatttgttttccttttttatggTTAAGAAGTTtgctcaagattttttttagtcttttgtaTGGtcatctcggtctcatgaccagAGTTGCTgatttcaaagattaaaaaaattaacctaccCCACGGCGTAACGCAGGCAAAAAAATGTAGTAGAACCTTTTTGGTGTGGGGAAACCACTGAAAAGATGTCTTAATtcattgtggattacaataatgaattgatgtttttgaccttttaaaaaaatcactcagTGCTGTCTTTCAGAGGTAAAATGGTCTTTTCACTAAGTTCatttgtcattttatatttgttcGATGGTATCTCAGTcttgtcataacctatttttaggttattccccaaattcaccttttctcttccaaaaaatcaaaaaatattcgaaataaaaaccaaaaaaaaaaatccaaaaaaacaatagcAGTGAGAAGAGGATGCCGGAACACCCTGAAAATGGCTAGAATTTGGTTAAGgatgttaaaaaatacaaagattaaaatttgacagtattttgttgactggtgagagccctgttgatgaagaaaatttattttttagaaaacaaaaagttcaaaatcaaatgtttatggactcaattaaattttattgaaggtttaattgaatttatggagggttaattgcaagaaaaattgatttttaagtcaatttgggctttaattggaagaaattaaagttttgaggtcgaattataatttttaagagttgatttggtcaaatcaagagcttaattacataaatattgaagtctgATAGCCAATTAGAGACTGCCCAGTGGCCGCCCGACCACCCCCTACCCAAGTACCATGACTGGATAGGGGTAGTGGCCCTCTCTCCCCCTTTTTCCTCCTTATAAATACTAGGGGAGAGAGATGAAGAAGGggaccgaaaaaaaaaaaacagaggcagAGACGGAGAGGGGAGAggacgagagaaaaaaaagtgaacgaaaatagaaagaataaagaagagaaagaaaaaagggggaaaaGACAGAACAAAAGGGAGTAGAATAaattttgaaagagaagaaTATAGAAGAGAATGAAACAGGGGAGactgaggagagaaaagaacagaaaacgaaagcaaaaaagaaaaagaagaaaaggagagaaaacagGGGCGaatagaggagagagagaggggagaggAAGTAAAATAGACCAGAAGGAGATAAGACACAGGGACAAGGGGGACGAAACAAAGACAATGATAGAGAGTAGAACAGAAGCAAAcgataaaaggaaaaaaccaaaGGTTGGCGCCTCTacacaaggaagaagaagaaaaaatagcagTGCCACCGGGCTTCCCAGCCACTGCCACAGCAATACCACCAAGAACGGCCACCAGCATCACCGTCAGCTCATCTATCCGAGCTCATCATCCCAGGTAATTCTCTTCCCTTCATCTTCGttcactgttcatcttcttgcatgcagaacgtgcactgtgcatgTTCTTACTGTGctcatgcacagtaaccagtccATGGTTGCTACGGGCTGGAtcatcagcccagcccacgcggctAGGCTGAGTCCTGCCCTGTAGAAAGTTGTGCTGATTTCGGCccagtccaaaaaaaaaattaaaaaacattttcaaaaatttgtgattttcccgCGTATTGTTCCAttgaattttgcttaatattggtttgtatttttataccgtaaagatacaaatccgatattaaaatacccaattttcataaaacaaaaataaaagtatttttgtttcatgcatacggtcaattctctcaaagctaaaaaaatcatatcatgttttcatataagaaagaaaaatttaaaaaatatgttttagcatgtattttggcattaataaccaatttattaaagtcacgagaactttgccaatatttcaaaaaaatctaaaaaatattttgttttagtatccgggattacgaatttatacgtaaaacgtattcttgatattaaaaggGTATTTGTTTTACAGACATTTGAACGGATAGGTTTTcacctgataagataaggacctccttactaAGAAGaacttttcttcaatttagagtgaccaacaattagaaagcACAAgaacttagattttttaaaaaattaaacaatgcagcttaccttaggtagggcgtatttggggtgctaatacattctttttacgtaaccagtcctcGTATCCGATCTTTGagaccaattagggtttctagtgaccaaaatactaggtggcgactcccattttatttttccactgataagagacaagaattccttgtctctccaCAGATGCTAGATAGACATACATATACCTGAGAGTGGAtaatcgccgcgacgccgcacacgtgcgacaagtcttttcataaatatttttttacagtgCAATTACTTGGTTACTcttaaaagaagataataataataacaaaacaactTCTTTCATCTAGGTGCTTTATCATAATTTCCTTTAACCATGTACGATGTAACTACTCCAATGCCCTTGAATAAAAAGCATCTTAGGCTTTGCTGTAAGGGCATATTTGTGACTTCACATTGGTTTTTTATGCAATACTCATGTGATTTCATGGATGATTTGgcaatttaattaataacaaaaaaaaaataaaaaaatgttattggcGTAGTCATGGAATGCGTCAGTGAGTGAGCCACCCAGTCATCTCCAGGAAGCACTAGTGGCGGCTCACAAATGTGAAAAACTAGCTTTCTTGGTGTTTTCTGATTTGTAATGACATGGTCTACCTTCCTAAGCGGTGTGTGTGGCTTAATTACGGACGACTCGGCAGTGGttggctttctttttttattctttttttctcttttttccttaattttcatgTTTGCCTTTGCAATATTTCATACCAACCCTTCAGTTTTGTTTTCCTTAGGATTTGGTCcctgtttttttagttgatttttaaaaaaattgaattagttTATAGAAttgagtatatatttttttgatttcatcatccatcaaatttttttcatttttgatttggttttattctttttattgctatttattttattttagatggtttttagaatttcatccttcttcattatatttacatatcaaattttatcctcattcatttgattgctattttttaaacttggcgagtttttaagattgatttttttttttcaacattaaattgaccTTCTTGATTGAACCTAAGTCTAGGTTTAACAGGTTGCTTATTTAAGatattaacccaagtttaagaGATTCACTTAGTTTCATTTGtcgttttttatttctttttttaaacacatatttttcaatttcatcatgtggcatttgatttaattgaatattggcttcgtaatttaatttttttctttgaataggATTTTTCACTGCTTTTAAAATTACTTAGGTTATCTCagatcttttgattttttttttctttattgtatttagcttctttttaaacaatttcttttagttaaattaaattaattgttcaatatttattcttaaaaatatatcatacaaTATGTCATCGTCTCCATTtgttttaacatattttaaaggttataaaaaatatttaaccctTAGTGTAGCATGAggtaaaagattttttttttttttttagttttatccttcagcatttaatttatgtagatattgagctctctttttttttatgacttttcactaatttttaaaatgacatGGGTTATCTCGGGTATTTTTATTTACcgttcattattattttttaatcatattattaaattaactcggCTTCATGGATCCAGTCAAATCAATTACCTgagtcttaaattttttttcttctttaaaaacattggTCTAAATCGCGTCATAATGCTGGGCACCGTCTTAGTTTTGAtcgagctattttttttatctttttttaattgaatgttttctACATTTTAGGCCTCTGATATTTGGTTAATTTGAATTGaggtttctaatttgttttgatttggattTCATGGTGTTGCCACCGGCTCATGCCCTAGATCAAGAGTTTCGCAGGTTAAACATGGTTAGCCCTAGTTAATCCAATGTGTTagtgtctcaatatttttaaaaataaacaaaaatatcatctaGTATGTcaccatctcaatattttaaaaattcttcatCCATTATACATTGAACTTTTGACTTCCTagcatttttacattttttataaggttataaGAAAATGATCTAACCCATAGCGTAGCGTGGGTCAAAAAAGTAGTTTAGATTGATTTCAAGTTGGTTTGAGgtttattgaaaatcaaatttcatgaaaaataatttatgaaaaaatggatcattttttgatattatgcAGTAACATagaaattatgtttaaaaatatttttttatataatttaccatgttataaaaaatgagttggaaTATAACATTTTGAGTAGAAGTTTTTAgttattaactttattttaaactCATTTATTCATTGAAAATGAATTGTGCATAAAAAAGCAAGTTGGGAAACATGATTTAATGTTTTgtgtaaattgaaaaatcaattacaaaatttaacatgttatatggaaaaggtaaataaaatatataacttaaatgaaacatctaaatataaaaaagattcatAACTTGAGATTGAatacactactagaaaattaaaaaacactgaaggaatattttgttaatatttaggCAAAGTTTCATTGATAGTTTCATTGTCGATGGAAAATCATCATCGAAAAGTATCTCATTGAGGCATTCTATTCTATCAGCAATTCCATCAGAATTGAAAAATGTTGATGGAATTGCCGGTGGGATTTCCCATTAGCAATTTAGTTGTCATTTAGTCTCCCAATAAAATTTTCCGTTGGTAATTTTGTCTgaaattgtgatgatttttgtaTATTATGATCCCTAACCATAAACATTGCACTACCTAAAGTACTAAACAACAACGTGGAATCAATTGGAATATAAAACTTAACAATAGCATGCTAAAAACAAAGCTACATGTTAATTTCATTCATACTCAACTAAAATTTAAATGGCACCTCTTAGTAGAATTCATTCACAAAGTTAATAATCTTCCTCAAATAGACCTATTCAAGATTCTAAGGACAAATAAATGCTTGAACAATGTTATTGATATAAAGATAGACACACACAAGACGAGAAAacgtttgacaaaaaaaaaagcataccCACATAGCAAGCTGAATTTTAGGATCAGTTATGTCCTCTTCAAGAGatgcaaaaattacaaaacttattaaacccaaaaaaataaattcacatgAGCAATATATCAAACATTTGGTtcctaaaaaaaatggtaacaaAAAAGAAGGCACAAAGTGATTGATACCTTGATCATGTGGGAGAGATTTAGTTTCCTTGTTAAATTGATTGGTTTTGCTAGATTGGCCACGTTTGTTGGGAGGCATGATATCTTTTAAAGAAGTGAATCACCTACTATGTTTACCAAACACAAAACTCattataaataatctaaaagcAATTTCACACCAATTTGTctaataatcaaacaaaaaaataacatttatcctctaaattattttaaactgcTATACACAAAATCCTCACGTAGCTTAGGAAATCCAAAGAACCCAAATTTACAACTTaaccataaaattaacaaaaatatatatcattttttcaattctaacaCATCCAAGTTACAAAATTACACTTAATTTCATTAAGTGACAAATCAAATCCATTTCTcccaaatctcaaacaaactataaaatacaaatcattcattaatacaacaaaattattattataaaacatgtaaaacaattaaatatacatgcaaattacaaattcaacaaataaacaaatctcAAATAGATTAACTTTAAACATAAATGggtgttataaaaaaaactggatGGGTTGTTTTTACTTGACAGAGTAAAGCTTGACAAGAAATATAACCAAGGGAGGGAGGTTGTGTTGGGGCTAGCGAGTTAGGTGGTTGAATTTTAGAGGGCAGttgttgaaaatttgaaaaaattagagTTAGGGTTTGAATTGAagtgacgaagaagaagaagaaaaggaggaagagAGAACTATCAG harbors:
- the LOC7456011 gene encoding uncharacterized protein LOC7456011 — translated: MASPLCFFKIFSLVLPLMFALAPVLILAGFLGYGLLSIFLTSTALILSSLILTFSKQKQTQVQKSVTDEIVMPDQSRECSDGSISDEDSLIEISLPGGHYICDHEEDEVIYNLQNKLPDFAPGSFFKQHGLMELLAELNEMNEEENLIEIDISMGSIKCPRFEIEA